From Triticum urartu cultivar G1812 chromosome 2, Tu2.1, whole genome shotgun sequence, a single genomic window includes:
- the LOC125534312 gene encoding DNA topoisomerase 2-like isoform X1 gives MLEFFEKKLKQVDNRARFLSCVLSGDIKIIPRKQKELLQEIAEKGFDPLPKEVLPTAVGATRDREENGRSPDVHASDYEYLTSMTISTLNEGYLEHLLVLKKRFETKVELLRKATPECLKSEKEPTQISLDIQLLDENYIKAQSDRKVVIVIDCKHNKVFEAAPRRQHKRTAAEYLEASVVLMDDDEDHLAGSLETQEFSETENTQKQQAKKQKKQRKKRGKEESKTGAISCRGLDCQGHDRSSHAFLNEEIKKIASGLDGVKITHGNIDRNRVAQVLAKLSLQDASVSA, from the exons ATGCTTGAATTTTTCGAGAAGAAGCTGAAGCAAGTTGATAACAGAGCTAGGTTCCTCTCTTGTGTTCTCAGTGGTGATATCAAGATCATTCCCAGGAAGCAAAAGGAGCTGCTACAAGAGATTGCCGAAAAGGGATTTGATCCCCTCCCAAAGGAAGTTCTGCCCACTGCCGTAGGAGCAACAAGAGACAGGGAAGAAAATGGAAGAAGCCCTGATGTACATGCCAGTGATTATGAGTATCTCACCTCCATGACAATTTCTACCTTAAATGAGGGGTACCTGGAGCATCTTCTAGTACTAAAGAAGAGATTTGAAACTAAAGTTGAACTCCTGAGAAAAGCTACACCAGAATGTCTGAAATCTGAAAAGGAACCAACT CAGATAAGTCTTGATATACAGTTGCTTGATGAAAACTATATAAAAGCTCAATCAGATAGAAAGGTTGTGATAGTCATTGATTGCAAACACAACAAGGTATTTGAAGCAGCCCCCAGGAGACAACATAAAAGGACTGCAGCCGAGTATCTTGAG GCAAGTGTGGTGCTGATGGATGATGATGAGGATCATCTTGCTGGAAGTCTCGAGACCCAAGAATTTAGTG AGACTGAGAACACACAAAAGCAACAAGCAAAGAAGCAGAAGAAACAAAGAAAGAAGCGGGGGAAGGAAGAAAGCAAAACAGGCGCAATATCTTGCCGCGGACTAGACTGTCAGGGCCATGACAGATCAAGCCATGCCTTCCTCAACGAAGAAATTAAGAAGATTGCAAGTGGCTTAGATGGTGTTAAGATCACTCATGGTAATATCGATCGGAATAGGGTAGCTCAGGTGTTGGCTAAGTTAAGCCTGCAGGATGCATCTGTGTCAGCTTAG
- the LOC125534312 gene encoding DNA topoisomerase 2-like isoform X2 — protein sequence MLEFFEKKLKQVDNRARFLSCVLSGDIKIIPRKQKELLQEIAEKGFDPLPKEVLPTAVGATRDREENGRSPDVHASDYEYLTSMTISTLNEGYLEHLLVLKKRFETKVELLRKATPECLKSEKEPTISLDIQLLDENYIKAQSDRKVVIVIDCKHNKVFEAAPRRQHKRTAAEYLEASVVLMDDDEDHLAGSLETQEFSETENTQKQQAKKQKKQRKKRGKEESKTGAISCRGLDCQGHDRSSHAFLNEEIKKIASGLDGVKITHGNIDRNRVAQVLAKLSLQDASVSA from the exons ATGCTTGAATTTTTCGAGAAGAAGCTGAAGCAAGTTGATAACAGAGCTAGGTTCCTCTCTTGTGTTCTCAGTGGTGATATCAAGATCATTCCCAGGAAGCAAAAGGAGCTGCTACAAGAGATTGCCGAAAAGGGATTTGATCCCCTCCCAAAGGAAGTTCTGCCCACTGCCGTAGGAGCAACAAGAGACAGGGAAGAAAATGGAAGAAGCCCTGATGTACATGCCAGTGATTATGAGTATCTCACCTCCATGACAATTTCTACCTTAAATGAGGGGTACCTGGAGCATCTTCTAGTACTAAAGAAGAGATTTGAAACTAAAGTTGAACTCCTGAGAAAAGCTACACCAGAATGTCTGAAATCTGAAAAGGAACCAACT ATAAGTCTTGATATACAGTTGCTTGATGAAAACTATATAAAAGCTCAATCAGATAGAAAGGTTGTGATAGTCATTGATTGCAAACACAACAAGGTATTTGAAGCAGCCCCCAGGAGACAACATAAAAGGACTGCAGCCGAGTATCTTGAG GCAAGTGTGGTGCTGATGGATGATGATGAGGATCATCTTGCTGGAAGTCTCGAGACCCAAGAATTTAGTG AGACTGAGAACACACAAAAGCAACAAGCAAAGAAGCAGAAGAAACAAAGAAAGAAGCGGGGGAAGGAAGAAAGCAAAACAGGCGCAATATCTTGCCGCGGACTAGACTGTCAGGGCCATGACAGATCAAGCCATGCCTTCCTCAACGAAGAAATTAAGAAGATTGCAAGTGGCTTAGATGGTGTTAAGATCACTCATGGTAATATCGATCGGAATAGGGTAGCTCAGGTGTTGGCTAAGTTAAGCCTGCAGGATGCATCTGTGTCAGCTTAG